A region from the Acidiferrobacter sp. SPIII_3 genome encodes:
- the ppk1 gene encoding polyphosphate kinase 1 produces the protein MTDIDLKNPSLYINRELSVLAFNRRVLEQAKDDRLPLLERLRFLCISSTNLDEFFEVRVAGLQQRAKIVGTALAPDDKTATETLRAVREETLDLVSEQYRVLNEILIPELAAARIHIIKRDSWTEAQDAWLRRHFEEELLPILSPLGLDPAHPFPRILNKSLNFIVSLEGRDAFGRHGGMAIVQAPRALARVIALPRTDHQSHEFVLLSSVIHAYVDRLFPGMAVLGCYQFRVTRNSDLFIDDDEIDDILRAVQGEIASRRYGDAVRLEVSRECPDATSGFLLRQFELEAEDLYAVNGPVNLNRLGEIYDRIERPDLKYPGFVPGVPRTLASGADLFAAIRHADLLVHHPFESFLPVVDFIQQAAADPLVLAIKQTMYRSGPDSLIADALVAAAQAGKEVTVVIELRARFDEAANIALANKLQEAGAHVLYGIVGFKTHAKMALIVRREAGVLRRYVHLGTGNYHLRTAKAYTDYGYFTCRPEIGKDVNQVFLQLTSLGSIMPLHRLIQSPFTLHTQMLALIDRERAHALAGRRARIMLKVNALTEPEIIQALYRASIDGVRIQLIVRGICCLRPGVAGVSDNIQVRSVIGRFLEHSRIYYFANGNQPEVYLASADWMERNFFRRVEVAFPIQSPRLRDRLVRDLKRYLKDNTHAWILQVDGQYRRSRPYKGNARDVQAELLAEFAEQG, from the coding sequence GTGACCGACATCGACTTAAAGAACCCGTCCCTGTACATCAACAGGGAGTTGAGCGTACTTGCCTTCAACCGGCGGGTCCTGGAACAGGCCAAGGATGACCGCCTGCCACTCCTCGAACGACTGCGGTTTTTGTGCATATCGAGCACTAATCTCGACGAGTTCTTCGAGGTGCGCGTGGCCGGGCTCCAGCAACGCGCCAAGATCGTCGGAACCGCGCTCGCGCCCGACGACAAGACCGCCACCGAAACCCTGCGAGCGGTGCGCGAAGAGACCCTGGACCTCGTCTCCGAGCAATACCGGGTCCTAAATGAAATCCTGATTCCGGAGCTGGCCGCGGCGCGCATTCATATCATTAAGCGCGACAGTTGGACCGAGGCCCAGGACGCCTGGCTGCGCCGCCATTTCGAGGAGGAGCTTTTGCCGATCCTGAGCCCTCTAGGGCTCGATCCCGCGCACCCTTTCCCCCGAATACTGAACAAAAGCCTGAACTTCATCGTCTCACTCGAGGGTCGCGATGCCTTTGGCCGTCACGGCGGGATGGCCATAGTCCAGGCGCCACGCGCGCTCGCGCGCGTCATTGCGCTCCCCCGCACCGATCATCAGAGCCACGAATTCGTGCTCCTGTCATCGGTGATTCACGCCTATGTGGATCGGCTGTTCCCGGGCATGGCGGTGCTCGGCTGTTATCAATTCCGGGTGACCCGCAACAGCGATCTTTTCATCGACGACGATGAGATCGATGATATCCTGCGCGCCGTGCAAGGCGAGATCGCCTCGCGCCGCTACGGTGATGCGGTACGTCTCGAGGTTTCGCGCGAATGCCCGGACGCCACCAGCGGGTTTCTGCTGCGCCAGTTCGAGCTCGAGGCCGAGGATCTCTATGCCGTAAACGGCCCCGTGAACCTGAACCGCCTGGGCGAGATCTATGATCGCATCGAGCGTCCGGACCTGAAATATCCGGGCTTCGTTCCCGGAGTACCGCGGACGCTGGCATCAGGGGCCGACTTGTTTGCCGCCATCCGCCACGCTGACCTCCTTGTGCATCACCCGTTCGAATCCTTCCTGCCGGTCGTCGACTTCATCCAACAGGCGGCCGCCGACCCACTGGTGCTTGCCATCAAGCAAACCATGTATCGATCAGGCCCGGATTCCCTTATCGCGGATGCCTTGGTCGCGGCCGCGCAGGCCGGCAAAGAGGTGACTGTTGTGATCGAGCTGCGCGCGCGCTTCGACGAGGCCGCCAATATTGCCCTCGCCAACAAGCTCCAGGAGGCCGGAGCCCACGTCTTGTATGGCATCGTGGGCTTCAAGACCCACGCGAAAATGGCGCTCATAGTGCGCCGCGAGGCCGGCGTCCTGCGCCGCTATGTCCATCTCGGCACGGGCAACTACCATCTACGCACCGCCAAGGCCTATACCGACTACGGCTATTTCACGTGTCGCCCGGAAATCGGCAAGGATGTGAATCAGGTCTTCCTGCAACTTACGAGCCTTGGCAGTATCATGCCGCTGCATCGCCTCATACAAAGTCCGTTTACCTTGCATACCCAGATGCTGGCCCTGATCGACCGCGAGCGAGCGCACGCGCTGGCCGGCCGCCGTGCGCGCATCATGCTGAAGGTGAACGCCCTGACCGAACCCGAGATCATTCAGGCTTTATATCGCGCCTCCATCGATGGCGTCCGCATTCAGCTCATCGTGCGCGGCATATGCTGTCTGCGACCCGGCGTCGCCGGCGTCTCGGACAATATCCAAGTACGGTCCGTGATAGGCCGGTTCCTCGAACATAGCCGCATCTATTACTTTGCCAACGGGAATCAACCGGAAGTCTATCTGGCGAGCGCCGACTGGATGGAGCGTAATTTCTTCCGGCGGGTCGAGGTGGCCTTTCCGATCCAATCGCCACGGCTGCGCGATCGCCTCGTACGCGACCTGAAGCGCTACCTAAAGGACAATACTCACGCCTGGATCCTGCAGGTCGACGGCCAATACCGCAGGTCTCGCCCCTATAAAGGCAACGCGCGAGACGTGCAGGCAGAACTGCTGGCGGAGTTCGCCGAGCAAGGCTGA
- a CDS encoding RNA-guided endonuclease TnpB family protein: MLIRKAVRYRLETTPEQENLLARAVGCVRFVWNRALALQQSYLAQRCGRFSYGDMARCLTTWRQSEAFGFLAESPSQPQQQTLKHLDRALKDAFDKKSSKRFPVFKKKGHHDSLRYPDPEQIRIDLKPQDDDGRSVLPKIFLPRIGWVKFRKSRLIGGEIRNVTVSRAGGHWYVAIQIEKEIADPVHPAPPPWAVIGAWRICSRCRMGPCSCR, from the coding sequence ATGCTCATCCGCAAAGCCGTGCGCTACCGACTGGAAACCACGCCAGAGCAGGAAAACCTTCTGGCCCGTGCGGTAGGCTGCGTGCGCTTCGTCTGGAATCGCGCGCTGGCCCTCCAGCAGTCCTATCTCGCCCAGCGCTGCGGCCGTTTCTCCTACGGCGATATGGCGCGCTGCCTGACCACTTGGCGCCAGAGCGAGGCCTTCGGGTTTTTGGCCGAATCCCCATCGCAACCGCAACAGCAAACACTGAAGCACCTGGACCGGGCGCTCAAGGACGCCTTCGACAAGAAATCTTCCAAACGCTTCCCGGTGTTCAAGAAGAAAGGGCACCATGACAGCCTGCGTTACCCGGACCCCGAACAGATCCGGATCGATCTGAAGCCCCAGGATGACGATGGCCGAAGCGTGCTTCCTAAAATCTTCCTGCCCCGCATCGGTTGGGTGAAGTTCCGCAAGTCTCGCCTCATCGGGGGCGAAATCCGCAATGTCACGGTAAGCCGCGCCGGCGGACATTGGTATGTGGCCATCCAGATCGAGAAGGAAATCGCCGATCCGGTGCATCCGGCCCCACCGCCGTGGGCGGTGATCGGGGCGTGGCGAATCTGCTCACGCTGTCGGATGGGACCGTGTTCCTGCCGGTGA
- a CDS encoding MFS transporter, translating to MSRNEDPHAASGASLSTALLGFLAFLAGATVANLYYSQPLLTRIAASFHIAPGRAGLVTVATQIGYAAGLMLIVPLGDGQERKRLIITTTGLIAGALALVALSPTLPILLAACLFIRMRGKPRRSGRGCRARRVGGSMPPCSPNPVFVAARHCGPHGPCTGE from the coding sequence ATGTCCCGTAATGAAGATCCGCACGCCGCGTCTGGGGCGTCCCTGTCCACCGCTTTGCTCGGATTTCTGGCGTTCCTGGCCGGCGCGACCGTCGCGAACCTGTACTATAGCCAGCCACTGCTCACACGCATCGCCGCGAGTTTCCATATCGCACCGGGCCGCGCCGGTCTCGTGACCGTCGCCACCCAGATCGGCTATGCCGCAGGCCTCATGCTCATCGTACCCCTGGGCGATGGCCAGGAGCGCAAACGCCTCATCATCACGACCACCGGACTCATAGCCGGCGCGCTGGCTCTGGTGGCGCTCAGCCCGACCTTACCGATCCTGCTCGCGGCCTGCCTTTTTATCAGAATGCGCGGAAAACCCCGCCGTTCAGGGCGGGGATGCAGAGCGCGGCGGGTAGGCGGCTCAATGCCGCCGTGCTCGCCTAATCCGGTGTTTGTTGCTGCTCGACATTGTGGGCCGCATGGCCCATGTACTGGCGAATAA
- the purU gene encoding formyltetrahydrofolate deformylase: MPRRYTLTLSCPDRVGIVAAVSGLIAAHGGWITEANHHSDPEGGRFFMRQEILADSLPFDATSFRERLAPIAAEFTMDWRLVDSACKKRVVILVSQLGHCLYDLLARWQAREWDIEIPCVISNHDTHRGFVEWHGIPFHHVPVVSGDKPAAFARIAELFEDAQGDVMVLARYMQILPDALCRRYPNRIINIHHGFLPSFKGAKPYHQAYERGVKLVGATCHYVTSDLDDGPIIEQDVVRVDHSDDPSDLIRYGRDIEKTVLARGLGYHLDDRVLIHGRRTVVFR, translated from the coding sequence ATGCCCCGCCGTTACACGCTGACACTCTCGTGCCCCGATCGTGTCGGTATCGTCGCCGCCGTAAGCGGTCTTATTGCCGCCCATGGCGGCTGGATCACCGAGGCCAACCATCACTCCGACCCGGAGGGTGGCCGGTTCTTCATGCGCCAGGAGATTCTTGCCGACTCCCTACCCTTCGACGCCACGAGCTTCCGGGAACGGCTCGCCCCGATCGCGGCAGAATTCACCATGGATTGGCGGCTGGTGGACAGTGCCTGCAAAAAACGCGTGGTGATCCTGGTCTCGCAGCTCGGCCACTGCCTCTACGACCTCCTGGCCCGCTGGCAGGCGCGGGAGTGGGACATCGAGATCCCGTGCGTCATATCGAATCACGATACGCACCGGGGGTTCGTGGAATGGCATGGCATCCCCTTTCACCATGTCCCAGTGGTTTCCGGCGACAAGCCCGCGGCCTTCGCGCGGATCGCCGAGCTATTCGAGGATGCGCAAGGCGACGTCATGGTCCTCGCCCGCTACATGCAGATCCTCCCCGACGCTCTATGCCGACGCTACCCCAATCGCATCATCAACATCCATCACGGCTTTTTGCCGAGCTTCAAGGGCGCCAAGCCCTATCATCAAGCCTATGAACGGGGCGTCAAGCTTGTCGGCGCCACCTGCCATTACGTCACCTCGGATCTGGATGATGGTCCGATCATTGAGCAAGACGTGGTGCGCGTCGATCACTCTGACGACCCATCGGATCTGATCCGCTACGGCCGGGATATCGAAAAGACCGTGCTGGCGCGCGGGCTCGGCTACCATCTGGACGACCGTGTCCTGATTCACGGCCGGCGTACCGTCGTTTTCCGCTAG
- a CDS encoding RNA-guided endonuclease TnpB family protein produces the protein MANLLTLSDGTVFLPVTAYRHRQKQLAKEQKTLARKVKFSANWKQQKATITRLHQKIAEIRKTVLHQVSTIISQNHAVVVLEDLKVRNMTASARGTVAHPGRNVRPKAGLNKAILDQGWGLFKQMLGYKLQWAGGMLLLVDPAYTSQGCAVCGVVDARNRVTQAEFACQRCGHKDHADVNAAQNILARGLLSTAGHVGVACSPA, from the coding sequence GTGGCGAATCTGCTCACGCTGTCGGATGGGACCGTGTTCCTGCCGGTGACGGCCTATCGCCACCGGCAAAAACAACTGGCCAAGGAACAAAAGACCCTGGCGCGCAAGGTGAAGTTCTCGGCCAACTGGAAGCAGCAGAAGGCCACGATCACGCGACTGCATCAGAAGATCGCGGAAATCCGAAAAACCGTACTGCATCAGGTCAGCACCATCATCAGCCAAAACCACGCGGTGGTGGTGCTGGAAGACCTGAAGGTGCGGAACATGACGGCGTCCGCCCGCGGCACCGTCGCACACCCCGGACGCAACGTCCGGCCAAAAGCGGGGCTCAACAAAGCCATCCTCGATCAGGGCTGGGGTCTGTTCAAACAGATGCTGGGTTATAAGCTCCAATGGGCGGGCGGTATGCTGCTCTTGGTGGATCCGGCCTACACCTCGCAAGGGTGTGCGGTGTGTGGAGTGGTGGATGCGCGCAATCGCGTCACACAAGCCGAATTTGCTTGTCAACGCTGTGGTCACAAAGACCACGCCGATGTGAACGCGGCACAGAACATCCTCGCAAGAGGGTTGTTATCAACGGCGGGGCACGTCGGGGTAGCCTGTTCTCCGGCATAA
- the tnpA gene encoding IS200/IS605 family transposase, translated as MTDAAEVRHGRHCIFNLHVHLVFVTKYRRGVFTGEVLADLRGLFVAVCQDFSAELVEFDGEDDHVHLLVNYPPTVPVSALVNSLKGVSSRMIRKKNYPSVRKRLWGGALWSPSYFAGSCGGAPISIIRQYMGHAAHNVEQQQTPD; from the coding sequence ATGACGGATGCAGCTGAAGTAAGGCATGGCAGACATTGCATTTTTAACCTGCATGTTCACTTGGTCTTTGTGACGAAATACCGCCGTGGTGTATTCACTGGCGAGGTGCTGGCCGATCTGCGCGGCCTCTTCGTCGCCGTCTGCCAGGATTTCAGCGCGGAGCTGGTGGAGTTCGACGGAGAGGATGACCATGTGCATCTGCTGGTGAACTACCCGCCGACCGTGCCCGTTTCGGCACTGGTGAACAGCCTCAAGGGAGTTTCCAGCCGCATGATCCGCAAAAAGAATTATCCCAGCGTTCGCAAGAGACTGTGGGGCGGAGCGCTCTGGTCTCCATCGTACTTTGCCGGAAGCTGCGGCGGTGCGCCCATTTCCATTATTCGCCAGTACATGGGCCATGCGGCCCACAATGTCGAGCAGCAACAAACACCGGATTAG
- a CDS encoding Ppx/GppA phosphatase family protein — protein MPKALAKAALRAPKKIVKRMARNRSPVIAAVDLGSNSFHLVIAKVENGEPVVVDKLREMLRFGSGLDHKQHIRPVAAKAALACLRRFGQRLALWRPELVRAVGTNTLRQAVGAESFLRKAQARLGVPVEVVSGIEEARLIYRGVSPGIAAEARALVIDIGGGSTELIVGVGGHAEVLESVTMGCVTLTDRLFAGHLLTEARFAQAVTFARHQLMPLRERLRAARWDRAVGSSGTIRAVDAVARELGVATGGLTASALTELKERVLAQRHVDRLVLPGLATERAPVFAGGLAIVIALFDVLEITTMEVAKGALREGVLRDLIGRLSGADVRSEAIARLAARWPNPYGTGMAERIDALFEMVAGPWHLSLEDRRFLGWAVQLHACGTAINRLRYERHSAYIVEHAELAGFAPREQALLGMLIAMHRGKWTQPAVVGLKRSFGDAAVRLAILARIIVVLLRIEQSLAISSRRAPWHLSARVGALEISTPLRANLMRDAFWRELGPELADMQKGGIRFLLNG, from the coding sequence ATGCCCAAAGCCTTAGCCAAGGCCGCCTTGCGGGCTCCCAAGAAGATCGTAAAGCGCATGGCGCGCAACCGCAGCCCGGTGATCGCTGCCGTGGATCTCGGTTCGAACAGCTTTCATTTGGTCATCGCCAAGGTGGAGAACGGCGAGCCGGTCGTGGTTGACAAGCTGCGGGAGATGCTGCGTTTCGGATCGGGACTCGACCACAAGCAGCATATTCGCCCGGTGGCCGCCAAGGCGGCGCTGGCCTGTCTGCGGCGCTTTGGACAGCGCCTTGCGCTATGGCGTCCTGAGCTCGTGCGCGCGGTCGGGACCAATACGCTGCGCCAGGCGGTGGGTGCCGAGTCCTTTTTACGCAAGGCCCAGGCGCGCCTCGGCGTGCCGGTCGAGGTGGTCTCTGGTATCGAGGAGGCGCGCCTTATCTATCGCGGCGTAAGCCCCGGAATCGCCGCCGAGGCGCGCGCATTGGTGATTGATATCGGGGGTGGAAGCACGGAGCTCATTGTGGGCGTCGGCGGACACGCGGAGGTGCTGGAGAGCGTGACCATGGGTTGTGTCACCTTGACTGATCGGCTGTTTGCCGGCCATCTGCTTACCGAGGCGCGGTTCGCCCAGGCCGTAACCTTTGCCCGGCATCAGCTCATGCCTCTACGCGAACGGTTGCGTGCGGCACGCTGGGACCGGGCCGTGGGATCCTCGGGGACCATCCGCGCAGTCGATGCCGTGGCGCGCGAATTGGGTGTCGCCACCGGGGGGCTTACGGCCAGCGCGTTGACAGAGCTCAAGGAGCGTGTCTTGGCTCAGCGTCACGTCGACAGGTTGGTGCTTCCAGGCCTTGCGACGGAGCGGGCCCCGGTGTTCGCCGGGGGGCTCGCTATCGTGATCGCGCTCTTTGATGTCTTGGAGATCACCACGATGGAGGTTGCCAAGGGTGCCTTGCGTGAAGGGGTTCTGAGGGATCTGATCGGCCGGCTGTCGGGAGCGGACGTCCGCAGCGAGGCAATCGCGCGCTTGGCCGCGCGCTGGCCGAATCCCTACGGTACCGGGATGGCCGAGCGCATCGACGCGCTCTTTGAGATGGTGGCGGGTCCATGGCATTTATCGCTGGAGGACCGGCGCTTTCTGGGGTGGGCGGTGCAGCTCCATGCCTGCGGGACTGCCATCAATCGTCTCCGCTACGAGCGCCACAGCGCCTATATCGTGGAGCACGCGGAGTTGGCGGGTTTCGCGCCACGCGAACAGGCGCTGCTCGGCATGTTGATCGCCATGCACCGCGGCAAGTGGACGCAGCCTGCGGTAGTCGGCCTGAAAAGGTCTTTTGGGGACGCTGCGGTCCGTTTAGCGATACTCGCGCGCATCATCGTGGTGCTTTTGCGAATCGAGCAGTCGCTGGCCATCAGCAGCCGGCGCGCGCCCTGGCACCTTAGTGCGCGCGTCGGCGCGCTCGAGATCAGCACTCCTTTGCGCGCCAATCTCATGCGTGACGCCTTTTGGCGGGAGCTTGGCCCCGAGCTTGCGGACATGCAAAAAGGCGGTATCCGATTTCTCTTGAACGGCTAA
- a CDS encoding MFS transporter yields MLRSLITLWRQEPILRLHAFLGAMGFAAFNSFWTPLVFHYARLFPGDASRMVGITGFIGVTGALAAPLSGRPSERIGARGINGAFLGLVVAAFLVLWRAGDFLAGVTVGAALLDAGVQGSHVSNQTRIYALGAAIRNRLTALYMTAYFAGGALGSFVGTLAWQEARWPAVCASGAVFALAALTRLLASRR; encoded by the coding sequence TTGCTCCGATCCCTGATCACGCTTTGGCGGCAGGAGCCCATACTCCGCCTCCATGCCTTCCTTGGCGCCATGGGCTTTGCCGCCTTCAATAGTTTTTGGACACCGCTCGTCTTTCATTACGCCCGCCTGTTTCCAGGCGACGCCAGTCGCATGGTCGGAATCACGGGGTTCATCGGCGTGACCGGCGCCTTGGCGGCACCCCTTTCCGGCCGGCCGTCCGAACGCATCGGCGCGCGCGGCATCAACGGCGCATTTCTCGGACTCGTGGTGGCGGCATTCCTGGTCTTATGGAGGGCCGGCGACTTTCTTGCGGGTGTCACCGTCGGCGCGGCACTCCTCGACGCCGGCGTCCAAGGCAGTCACGTTTCGAACCAGACCCGCATCTATGCCCTGGGCGCTGCCATCCGAAATCGCCTGACCGCCCTCTATATGACCGCCTACTTCGCAGGGGGCGCCCTCGGATCGTTCGTAGGGACCCTGGCCTGGCAGGAGGCGCGATGGCCGGCGGTATGTGCAAGCGGCGCGGTCTTCGCGCTCGCTGCCCTGACGCGCCTCTTGGCCAGCCGCCGGTAA